From Acinonyx jubatus isolate Ajub_Pintada_27869175 chromosome E2, VMU_Ajub_asm_v1.0, whole genome shotgun sequence:
TGGAACTCCTACAATGGCTGGCATGGGGTCTGGGACCCCCAAAGAAATCTGtgttccccttccctgcccaccccacccttcccagAATCTGACCCCCTCCCCACAAGACCTGGTTCTGCAGCCTAGGGGCCCTGGCCTTCCCCCAGTTATCTTCCCCCAACCCAATCCCTACCGCCCTCCCTGGACTTGGGGGGTCCGGACCTTTGGCCCTTGCCCCCTGGGGGGCCCAGGCCTCTAGGCCCTTGCTTCTGGCCCTTGCAGAGACCTGGGATCCGAcaccccccatccctgcccaaGCGTCTGAGGTGTTAGTGGTGGGGGGAGAAGCCCACCATCCCAGACTCTGGTAAATGTCTTTGCAGCTGGCAGTGGGGTGGACCCtagcccaggcccaggcccaggcccgggTGGAGGTGGGGTCAGATGAAGAattcttctttcctcttgtgTCCGTCGCTGCCATTGAGAAAGGCTTCTCTTGCTTCTCCCTGCTCATCCAGGCCACTGGCCTCGTGGGTCAGATAGGAGCCTGAGGGGTGACAGACCCCCAGACAGAGGTGACATATATGTGGACCCAGGAGTTGGACAGAGATATACgggaaggggagacagacaagACATACCAGgcgaaggaagagggagaaacgGAACATTCAGGGAGGGAATCAAGTGCAGGGGATTGCAaaacaggggcagagaaagaggtaaaaGCAGAATTAGGAAGACTCCGAAAGTTCAAAGACCAACCCTTATCTGTTCTCCTGGTGGTGTCCCCTTACTCTGCTCCCAACGAATCCAACAATTTAGGGAGATGAATTGTTTTATTCAAACTCTTGGCCTTAATTTCACCTTAGTGTTTCACCCCTTTCAGAGTCAAGGCCGAAAAGTCAACCCGGAATCTTGGCCTCAGGTCCCGCCAGGTTTCGAATCCTGGCTCTAGGTTCCGCCCTCTTATCCTCTGGGCTGTGCGCCCTCCCTCTTTGCAACCCGGGCTCTAGGGCCCCGCCCTTCCCGAATCCCACAACCAACCACACCCCCTGCAGAATTCagtccccgcccccactcacccTTCTGCCGTACAGAGCACCAGACCATGCCCACCAGCACACATATGATCAGAAACACCAGTAGCGCCAGGATGCCGCCCACAATGGCGTAGGGCACCGACGTCTGAGCCTCTACCACCGCACCCGGGTCTGCCAGAGGGACAGGGCGCAGGACCAGGTCATCAGAGCACAGTCCCAGCCTGGCCCCATCGCTGCTGCTCTTGTAAACCAATCCACACAACTAACCGCGCTTTTACGTGTCACGCCCCTCAAACTACTGCCACGCCTGGCCCCTTGTCCTGGTTCCACTCTTTCCTGACGCTCCACTTCCACAAAGAACGCGTGTGTTGGTCTGTACACTGGCCCGAACCAGCCCCTGAATCATTTTGCCAGTACtaccccactccctccccccaccactccccaAAGAACAGAAACAGCACATCTCTTTTCGTTCGATTCCTTTGACCCACAGAACCTGAGGTCCAAGTCCCTTCCCATCTTGTCTAAAACGCTCCAGGTATTTAAAAATGCTGAGCTAGGGCCCAGCAACTTCCAAAATTCGTGCTCCACTGTCATAAGAGCTAAACACATAGCACTTATTTTGTGCTAGGGACCATTCCAACCGCTTTATATATTTAGCTCATATATAATCTTCACAcccctatgaggtaggtgctattgtTTATTTCCGCTTAACCAATGAGGGAACTAAGGCGCAGAGTTACGCGCAATAGGATGCTGCAGAGCCCAGTCTGAACCCAGGCGGTCGGTCTGGTCGCAGAACTCCCGGAATTCAGTTGGCTGTGGACCCCAAAGAATCACCCTTTGCAACAGGCCCCTCAAACACCCCTGCAGGCCTTGAACCATCCAACCCAGCTCGCCCATTCCCAAGACCCCCTGCCTCCCGGGACGAGCAGAGACCTCctccgaggccccgcccccgccttgagccccgcccccaggcctgcGGCTGCTTGCCCTCACCGTAGACCACGAGTACATAGAGCGCCCTCGCGTGGCCGTGCTTGTTCGACGCCTCGCAAGTGTAGGTGCCATTATCTGCGGATACCAAGCCAGGCAGCGTAAGCGTCTCCCCGACAGCCTCGGCGCGCTCTGGCAAAGACTCATTCCCGCGGTTCCAGCGGATCTGGTTTGGCCTGGGCGTGAGGGAAGTATAGTCAGAGTTAGGGACACAGGTGCCAGCATCCAATTCTGACTTCTCGGTAATCTAGATATGTAGTATCTGCCAGTAAGAGGGTCCTTACTCTCCCCATCCTAACCAATAAAACCAACAGTCCCGGGCACAGCTTCCACCCATCACCGGAGTCTCAAGAATCCTAGCCTCCTGTCCCCCGCCCGTTCCACTATCAGAATTCAGGAGTCCAGGGCCCCACAGCCTCCCCCCTTCAGGACGCAGAAGTCCGGGCCCCAGCCCCTCTGTTCGCCCAGTCCCCTCTTTCCCGAGACACAGGTGTCCAGGTCCCCGGTCTCTTCTCCTCAGGACCCAGGAGTCTCGGGTCCAAGAGCTCACCTGGGGTTCCCTGTTACAGCACACGTTAGCACCagcgtgtctccctccctcactacAGCTTGGGAGGCATGGATCCGGGCCGTGGGGGAGTCTGTGGGCGGAAGTGAGATGGGAGAGTGGTGGTCTGGGTCATCTCGCGGGGCTAGAAACCCTCCCGGGGGCAAGCGGCTGGCGTTGGGACCCTCCGGCCCCCCGCGTCCCGGCCCGCCGGGCACTTACACTGCACGTCCAGCACGTACTGCGTCTGCTTGCTGTGTCCGGAGGGCAGCGCCTGGTTCTGCGCCTCGCAGATGACGATACCGCCGTCGTCCTTGCGGTCCACACGAAACCGCACTGTGCTCGCCACGCTCCAGACTTTGCCATTTTCCTGGCCGCTGCTCACTCCTGCCAGGCCCGGCCGGGACTCGGTCAGGCCAGGATTCCGGccccgcccacccacccccccagcccaAACCAGAGCAGGCTGTTTGCCAAGCTCCGCCTCTTATCCACAGGCCTCGCCTGCAGTCCTCCAAGCCACGCCCCTCCCCGAACGTAGCCCGCAGCCCCAGGTGCCTCTTCCCAAAgcccctccctctttcactcCCAAGCCCTCTCATCTGTCATTTCCTTCCGTAGCAGCATATTGGGTGGCCAGGGTCAGCGAAACCTGTGCGCTCTTCTCCAAGCCCCGCGCACTTATACGCCAGCAGGTCCCAAGACCCGCTTCCTCTCAGTCCCACCCCTCGCCGGCACTTCCCCGGTGACCCCACCCCAGGTAGTACCTTTCAGCTCCTTGCGGTCCCGGTACCAGCGCAGGACAGCGGCGGGGCGGGACCGAGGAACCAGGCAGCTGAGCTCCACCTCGCCTC
This genomic window contains:
- the CADM4 gene encoding cell adhesion molecule 4 isoform X1, encoding MGRARRFQWPLLLLWAAAAGPGAGQEVQTENVTVAEGGVAEITCRLHQYDGSIVVIQNPARQTLFFNGTRALKDERFQLEEFSPRRVRIRLSDARLEDEGGYFCQLYTEDTHHQIATLTVLVAPENPVVEVREQAVEGGEVELSCLVPRSRPAAVLRWYRDRKELKGVSSGQENGKVWSVASTVRFRVDRKDDGGIVICEAQNQALPSGHSKQTQYVLDVQYSPTARIHASQAVVREGDTLVLTCAVTGNPRPNQIRWNRGNESLPERAEAVGETLTLPGLVSADNGTYTCEASNKHGHARALYVLVVYDPGAVVEAQTSVPYAIVGGILALLVFLIICVLVGMVWCSVRQKGSYLTHEASGLDEQGEAREAFLNGSDGHKRKEEFFI
- the CADM4 gene encoding cell adhesion molecule 4 isoform X2; protein product: MGRARRFQWPLLLLWAAAAGPGAGQEVQTENVTVAEGGVAEITCRLHQYDGSIVVIQNPARQTLFFNGTRALKDERFQLEEFSPRRVRIRLSDARLEDEGGYFCQLYTEDTHHQIATLTVLVAPENPVVEVREQAVEGGEVELSCLVPRSRPAAVLRWYRDRKELKGVSSGQENGKVWSVASTVRFRVDRKDDGGIVICEAQNQALPSGHSKQTQYVLDVQYSPTARIHASQAVVREGDTLVLTCAVTGNPRPNQIRWNRGNESLPERAEAVGETLTLPGLVSADNGTYTCEASNKHGHARALYVLVVYAN